A window of Rhinolophus ferrumequinum isolate MPI-CBG mRhiFer1 unplaced genomic scaffold, mRhiFer1_v1.p scaffold_96_arrow_ctg1, whole genome shotgun sequence genomic DNA:
ggtgtgggcctgtgtgggtgcatcctggttggaactctctacacttcctgtgcttgtatgtcagtttcctgcaccaggttaaggaagttttcagccattgttacttcaaatatgttctggatcccttgctccctctcttcaccttctggtattcctatgatgtgcatgttgttgcgcttgatgttatctcagaggtctcttaaaccattttcattgttttttattcttttttctttttgtggttccgcttgggtgatctctgctaactcgtcttctaagtcgctgattcgatcctctgcctcatttaacctaccggtaattccttcaagtgtgttctttatgtCAGTTATTGTTATAGCCCTTGCCTTGTTCTAGCCCTGCCTTTGCTGTCAAAAGTCTATAGGGGCTTTACTTGACTGCCTTTGCAGTACCCTTCTTGGGAGGCAGACAAAAGACTTTTCGTAAAAAGTTCAAGCACCCCCTAACCACCTGCCGCCGGCCCGGCTTGATTTTTTGTTGGTTTCCACCgctgctggtggtgctgtggctggagagagagtcCCCAGGGTGACATTGGGGGGCTGGGCTAAGGATGGTGCTGGAACCAGGGCTGAGCTCGGGAGTGGCGGtcgtggagcctgatctttcctcaggagtggcggtcctggacccccggctgggctcaggaatggcggtcctggagcctggtctgtgctcaggaatggcggtcgtggagcctgatctttcctcaggagtggtggTCCTGCACCCCCAGCTGGACTCAGGAATGGCGgtcctggagcctgatctttgCTTGAGAGTGGCGTtcctggagccctggctgtgctcgGGAGTGGAGGTCCTGGAGCCCTAGCAGTGCTTGGGAGGAGAGGGCTCAGGGGTGGCGCATTCCTAGACttccggctgggctcaggaatggcggttgtggagcctgatctttcctcaggtgtggcagtcctggacccccggctgggctcaggaatggcggtcctggagcctggtctgtgctcaggaatggcggtcgtggagcctgatctttcctcaggagtggtggTCCTGGACCCCCAGCTGGACTCAGGAATGGCGgtcctggagcctgatctttgCTTGAGAGTGGCGTtcctggagccctggctgtgctcgGGAGTGGAggtcctggagccccagcagtgCTTGGGAGGAGAGGGCTCAGGGGTGGCGTTCCTAGACttccggctgggctcaggaatggcggttgtggagcctgatctttcctcaggagtggtggTCCTGGACCCCAGCTGGACTCAGGAATGGCGgtcctggagcctgatctttgCTTGAGAGTGGCGTtcctggagccctggctgtgctcgGGAGTGGAggtcctggagccccagcagtgCTTGGGAGGAGAGGGCTCAGGGGTGGCGTTCCTAGACttccggctgggctcaggaatggcagtCTGAGATCCTGGCCTGGATGGGGGTAGGGTGGTCCTGGACTGAGAAATGGCTGTGCTGTAATCCTGGGTGTATGTAGGACCGGCAGACTCTTCGgccttctctcctggcttgtGGTCCATAGGCAGCTGCTCTGCTTGCTGACAACCGGACAACTCGGATTgaacctcctgggctggggaggggctgcggcTCTGGAACTCAGGGGGATGGAAGGGCTTCACCTTGATTGTACGGTGCTGGTATTTTAAGTTTTGTCTGTGTAAAATGCGGTATGTGGCCAGGAtgttgttgtatattttatttaccaatgCGTTCTTGatgtcttcctccccaaagcccAGGTTCACCATTTCTTCCATTACCCAGGTATCTATTACATCACTGGGTGGCTCCACGTAGGGCTTCAGCTCTTCCTCTTGGCCCATGTTTATTCAGGGATCTGACATGATGTCCCTCAGATATATTGGATCTGATCTCAGCTTTCTTGAagagacctgtcccttgttgtcagaggtgtgttgaagtcccctactatgatagtgttactgttgatctctgtctttatgtcagtcaatatctgttttttatatttaggtgctcctatgttgggtgcatagaggTTTaccagggttatgtcctcttgttggatcgatccctttattaatATGTAGTTCCCATCTTTGTGtcttaatatgttcttcattttaaagactattttatcagatataagtattgcaacgccagcttttttctcatttccatttgcatgaaatatctttctccaacccttcactttcaccctgtgtgtcttttgatctgaggtaagtctcttgtatacagcatatccaagggtcttgctttcttatccactcagccaccctatgtctcttgattggagcatttaatctgtttacatttaaagtgattattgataggtgcatagttattgccatttttaaaatttgtagttagattgttttcatctttcttctatttacagaagtccttttagtatttcttgcaatgctggcttggtggtaataaattcatttagcttattcttttctgggaagctctttatctctccttcaattttaaatgatagccttgctggacaAAGCAACCTAGGTTGCAGGCCTTTGGTTTTCagcactttgagtacctcctgccactccctcctggcctgcaaagtttctgtagaaaagtcttttgatagtcttataggagttcccttgtatgtaacctgctgtctttcttttgctacttttggtattctctctttgtctttaacatttgccattttaggtataatgtgtcttggtgtgggcctgtgtgggtgcatcctggttggaactctctacacttcctgtgcttgtatgtcagtttcctgcaccaggttagggaagttttcagtcattgttacttcaaatatgttctggatcccttgctccctctcttcaccttctggtattcctatgatgtgcatgttgttgcgcttgatgttatctcagaggtctcttaaaccattttcattgttttttattcttttttctttttgtggttccgcttgggtgatctctgctaactcgtcttctaagtcgctgattcgatcctctgcctcatttaacctaccggtaattccttcaagtgtgttctttatgtCAGTTATTGTTATAGCCCTTGCCTTGTTCTAGCCCTGCCTTTGCTGTCAAAAGTCTATAGGGGCTTTACTTGACTGCCTTTGCAGTCAAGACCCCTTCTTGGGAGGCAGACAAAAGACTTTTCGTAAAAAGTTCAAGCACCCCGTAACCACCTGCCGCCGGCGCGGCTTGATTTTTTGTTGGTTTCCACGGCTGCTGGTCGTGCTATTGCTGGAGAGAGAGTCCCCAGGGTGACATTGGGGGGCTGGGCTAAGGATGGTGCTAGAACCAGGGCTGAGCTCGGGAGTGGCGgtcctggagcctgatctttcctcaggagtggtggtcctggacccccggctgggctcaggaatggcggtcgtggagcctgatctttcctcaggagtggcagtcctggacccccggctgggctgaggaatggcggttgtggagcctgatctttcctcaggagtggcagtcctggaccccTGGCTGGGCtcagcctgatctttcctcaggagtggcagtcctggaccccTGGCTGGGCTCAGCAATGGCAGTCcaggagcctgatctttcctcaggaatGGCAgttgtggagcctgatctttcgTCAGGAGTGGCGTAcctggagccctggctgtgctgcGAAGTGGAggtcctggagccccagcagtgCTTGGGAGGGGGGGGCTCAGGGGTGTCGTTCCTAGACttccggctgggctcaggaatggcagtCTGAGATCCTGGCCTGGATGGGGGTAGGGTGGTCCTGGACTGAGAAATGGCTGTGCTGTAATCCTGGGTGTATGTAGGACTGGTAGACTGTCCGGccttctctcctggctcctggtcCATAGGCAGCTGCTCTGCTTGCTGACAACCGGACAACTCGGATTgaacctcctgggctggggaggggctgcggcTCTGGAACTCAGGGGGATGGAAGGGCTTCACCTTGATTATACGGTGCTGGTATTTTAAGTTTTGTCTGTGTAAAATGCGGTATGTGGCCAGGAtgttgttgtatattttatttcccaatgcGTTCTTGatgtcttcctccccaaagcccAGGTTCACCATTTCTTCCATTACCCAGGTGTCTATTACATCACTGGGTGGCTCCACGTAGGGCTTCAGCTCTTCCTCTTGGCCCATGTTTATCCAGGGATCTGACATGATGTCCCTCAGATTGTCTCTCTGTCTAGGGTGGAGGTTTAGCAGTTTCTGCAGGAGGTTTGCCACTTGAGTGGACAGATAGGTTGGCACGAAATACTGCCCGTTGCGTATCTTCATCATCAGCACTGGCCAGCTCGCCGTATCAACAGGTTCCATGTTCGTCAGCATCTCGTAGAGCACCATGCCCAGGCTCCAGATGTCCGCGGCACAACCGTCGTACGGTTTGCGCAGGAACAGTTCTGGGGCTGTATAAATGAGAGTGCCGCAAAGCTTGCTGAGCTGATGGATGTTGGAGGATGCGCCAAGTCCAAAATCTACAAGTGTCGCGTTCATGCGGGAGTCTAGCAGCACGTTTT
This region includes:
- the LOC117020143 gene encoding serine/threonine-protein kinase MARK2-like; amino-acid sequence: MSRDSTDIRVDQEPPTAHYELNGSIGEGSFGNVVVGTHILTQTKVAVKVIKKQVSDQTRSSLLQEARCMADLQHPNIVQLFHVIIADESLYLVMEFVPGGDMLDYLTDNGPMSEDTARGVFRQLVSAVHYCHEKGVAHRDLKPENVLLDSRMNATLVDFGLGASSNIHQLSKLCGTLIYTAPELFLRKPYDGCAADIWSLGMVLYEMLTNMEPVDTASWPVLMMKIRNGQYFVPTYLSTQVANLLQKLLNLHPRQRDNLRDIMSDPWINMGQEEELKPYVEPPSDVIDTWVMEEMVNLGFGEEDIKNALGNKIYNNILATYRILHRQNLKYQHRIIKVKPFHPPEFQSRSPSPAQEVQSELSGCQQAEQLPMDQEPGEKAGQSTSPTYTQDYSTAISQSRTTLPPSRPGSQTAIPEPSRKSRNDTPEPPPPKHCWGSRTSTSQHSQGSRYATPDERSGSTTAIPEERSGSWTAIAEPSQGSRTATPEERSG